In Bacteroidota bacterium, the genomic window CCCTCCGCTTGAAACGCTTGTTGAATTTGTCAAAAAGGGGCTCGACCGGGTCACGGACAACAAGAGTCTCTGCAGCCGTCTCTCGAAATTGTACAAGCTTCTGGGCGACGAGGATCTCGCTGAATACTACCGCCTCAAAGCAGACGAATCGGGAGAACTCCCGCCGACATGAAGCAGGTAAAAGGGTATCTCTTCATCGCCATTGCCGCGACGCTCTGGGGGGCATCGGCGACGATCGTCAAGCATCTGTTCAACATCCAGTATCCGCCGCTGATCATCGTACAAACGCGCGTCTCGATCGCGTTCGTTGTTCTCGTCGTCTCCTTTCTTGTGACTAATCCGCGCCTTCTCGTGTTCAGGCTTCGCGACGTGCCGCTCTTCTTTTTCGTCGGAGTGTGCGGCATCGCCGGTTCGAACTATTTTTACTATTTCGCGATCAAGGAATCGAACGTGTCGACGGCGATCGTTGTGCAGTATTCAGCGCCGATCATGGTCGCGTTGTACGCCATCGCAATGCAGCACGAGAAAATGACGCGGTTCAAACTTCTCGCGTTGGTCTTCTCCACGGCTGGTATTTTTCTCGCCGTCGGAGGCCTCAACGGGTTGCTGGTCGCGAACCACAAAGGGATCCTCTTTGCTCTGATGGCCGCAGTGTCGTACGCGATCTTCAATCTGGCGGGAAAACCGCTGACGAAAAAATATTCCGTCTGGTCGTCTCTCGTGTTCACGCTGGGGGCGGCAACGCTCTTCTGGCTCGTTGTGCAGCCTCCCCGGACCATTCTGGCCGCGGGATATACGTTTGCCGACTGGAAGATCTTCGCTCTTGTTTCGACGACCTCGATCCTGGTTCCGTACTCCTTCTACTTTTTTGGGCTTCAGTATCTCTCTCCGACCAGGGCGATCATCACCAGCACGCTGGAACCGGTCGTCGCCATTGCGACGGAGTTTATTTTTCTCGGGGGAACGATGGGGCCTCTTCAGATCGTCGGCGCGTTCTTCGTGATCGGCTCGATCATTTTGCTTGAAACGACTTCCGGCATGCACCGGGAGAGCTAAGGAAGGCATGAATGAGATCGGAAAGGCGAACGCAAAAGATAGTAACGGTGCTCTCCCGTCGGCAGCCCGACCTGACGATCGTTATCGAAAATATTCATGATCCCCATAATGTGAGCGCAATGCTCCGGTCTGCGGATGCTGTCGGCATTCATGAGGTCCAGCTGGTGTACACAAAGGAGAAATTCCCAAAGGTCGGCAAGAAAAGCTCGTCGAGCGCAAACAAATGGGTGGAGAGAAGAAGGTTTGATTCACTCCGGGAATGCTACGACCGGCTTCACAGTGAAGGATTCTTGATTTATGCCACCCGGCTGGATGAGGCGGCCCGTCCTCTTTACTCGTTCGACCTGAAGAAAAAGGTCGCCTTTGTCTTCGGCAACGAACATGCGGGCGTTTCCGATGAAGCGGCCTCGCTGGCCGATGCGAGCATCATGATCCCGATGATGGGGATGATTCAAAGCCTTAATGTCTCCGTCGCCTGTGCGGTGACGCTCTACGAAGCGCTGCGGCAGCGCCTGAACGAAGAGAACTATGGGATACCAAAATTCAAAAAAAAAGAGTTTGACCGCCTCTGCAGTGAATGGCTGAAAAAATAATTCTTTACATTCTGTCAAAAACTCTCTACATTCATCGTGATTTTGTGTAGGCGAAACCTGTTGCCGAAAGTATCTCATCAACGACCTGCCTCTGCCGGAGGATGTCTATGCGTTTGCTTCCATCAATAGTGTTGATCTCCGCTGTTACCGTCTCGCTTGCCGGCTGCACGCGGGGAGGGAAGGTCGATGCCGTGAACGCCGAAATGATCCCGCTGAAAGACAAGGTGATCACCGGATACGTCACGGGAAAAGGGGGAGTAAAGCTCTTTATCCGCATCGAAGGAAACGGTTCGCCGACGCTGGTGCTCCCCGGCGGTCCCGGTTACGGGTTCGATTATCTTGTCCCGGTCCTTTCGGAACTTGATTCATCCTGCCAGATGATTTATTTTGACCCTCGCGGGTGCGGCCGGTCCGACCGGTTCAAGAATCCTGCGCTCTATTCGCTCGACAACATGGTCGCCGATGTTGAATCGCTCCGGACCCACCTCAACATCTCCGCGTTCAATATTATCGGCCATGAAACGGGGGGAATGCTGGCGCAGAAGTACGCCATTAAATATCCCGCACGCGTCAACAGGCTTCTTCTCATGAGCACGACCGCTCAGGTTTCCGACCTTGCCATCTGGCTCAACAGCTTCAGGGATTTTATGCCAAGGCAAATTGCCGCCCAGATAAAACGGTATGAGAGGGACAGTCTCTTCGCCGACGGCCGCTATTCGGATGTTTATGAGCGGACGGTTTTATCCGGCATCATGGTGCCAAACTATTTTTCCACCGCTTCAAGCGTTCCCCCCGATTTCTCTTTGCCCGAACGGTCGTGGCCCGTCTATCTTGCCATGTGGGGGAATACCGGTTATTTTGATATCTCGGGAAACTTGAAGGACTTTGACGTGCGGAACGACCTGAAGACCCTGAAGATCAAAACGCTGATTCTGGTCGGTCAAAACGATTACATTTCTCCATTCGTGATGGAGTCGCTGGTGAGTTCAATTCCAAAAGCCAAGATGCACACGTTCGACGGCGCAGGCCATTTCTTTTACCTGGAAAAGCGTGACGAATTTTTGAACGTGGTAAAGGATTT contains:
- a CDS encoding alpha/beta hydrolase; amino-acid sequence: MRLLPSIVLISAVTVSLAGCTRGGKVDAVNAEMIPLKDKVITGYVTGKGGVKLFIRIEGNGSPTLVLPGGPGYGFDYLVPVLSELDSSCQMIYFDPRGCGRSDRFKNPALYSLDNMVADVESLRTHLNISAFNIIGHETGGMLAQKYAIKYPARVNRLLLMSTTAQVSDLAIWLNSFRDFMPRQIAAQIKRYERDSLFADGRYSDVYERTVLSGIMVPNYFSTASSVPPDFSLPERSWPVYLAMWGNTGYFDISGNLKDFDVRNDLKTLKIKTLILVGQNDYISPFVMESLVSSIPKAKMHTFDGAGHFFYLEKRDEFLNVVKDFLNN
- a CDS encoding RNA methyltransferase, producing the protein MRSERRTQKIVTVLSRRQPDLTIVIENIHDPHNVSAMLRSADAVGIHEVQLVYTKEKFPKVGKKSSSSANKWVERRRFDSLRECYDRLHSEGFLIYATRLDEAARPLYSFDLKKKVAFVFGNEHAGVSDEAASLADASIMIPMMGMIQSLNVSVACAVTLYEALRQRLNEENYGIPKFKKKEFDRLCSEWLKK
- a CDS encoding DMT family transporter, with amino-acid sequence MKQVKGYLFIAIAATLWGASATIVKHLFNIQYPPLIIVQTRVSIAFVVLVVSFLVTNPRLLVFRLRDVPLFFFVGVCGIAGSNYFYYFAIKESNVSTAIVVQYSAPIMVALYAIAMQHEKMTRFKLLALVFSTAGIFLAVGGLNGLLVANHKGILFALMAAVSYAIFNLAGKPLTKKYSVWSSLVFTLGAATLFWLVVQPPRTILAAGYTFADWKIFALVSTTSILVPYSFYFFGLQYLSPTRAIITSTLEPVVAIATEFIFLGGTMGPLQIVGAFFVIGSIILLETTSGMHRES